CCGTTGCTTTCTcttataaagatagcaagagGGTGCCTTGGAACTATGACTGCAACGTGACAACCCCGAGAAGGGAGAACCCAGCTGGCACTTCAGAGAAAGGTCAAGATGAAGGTTTCTATACACGCAGTGGAAGGCGTTATACCCCGAACACGAAGGTGGAACCAGCTAAAGAAAAATCCGTGGTTGTTGAACAAAGAAGGGAGAAGACAACTAGATCGGAATCACCTGTCAATGAGCTTGTAACTGAAAAAGAGGCTAAGGAATTCTTAAAGTTCCTGAAGCACAATGAGTACAGCGTTGTGGAGCAATTGCACAAACAGCCAGCTCGCATATCGGTACTAGCCTTGCTCTTGAGCTCAAAGACTCACCGCAGTGCATTGATGAaagttttaaataaaacatacGTTGCGGATGATATCTCTGTCAACAAGCTCGATCGTTTGGTCAATAACATTAGCtctgataattttattttctttaatgatgatgaaataccccCGGGAGGTATGGGATCTACAAAGGCCTTGCATATCACCACTCGTTGCAAAGGGCATACACTGCTGGGGGTACTAATTGATAATGGATCAGCGTTGAATGTCCTACCTTTGTCCACATTAAATAGGTTGGCAGCGGATAGCTCTCATATAAAGACATGTCAAAACATAGTGAGAGCATTCGACGGTACTGAAAGAAAAGTGATGGTAAAAATTGAGATACCTTTCTTGATTGGCCCAAATACATATGATGTGGACTTCCTGGTAATGGACATCAAGCCATCGTACAACTTCCTGTTGGGAAGGTCGTGGATCCACTCAGCGGGAGTAGTGCCATCGTCACTACACCAAAAATTAAAGTTGGTAACTGAGGGTAGATTGGTAACAATAAACACGGAGGAAGACATCATTACATTCGTTACCAGTGACGCACCGTACGTGGGTACGGACAATGAGGCAATAGAATTTTCCTTTCGATCGCTAGAATTTGTCAATGCTACATTCATTGTCAAAAGGAACAAGATCCCAATGCCCAAAATATTCAAAACTACGAGGATGGGCCTGCAATTGACAGTCGAGAAAGGAGCCCTGCCAGGGAGAGGACTTGGAAGATGCCTCCAGGGAAGGATCGCTTTGGCTTAGAATTTAAGCCAGATGCGAAGCAAAAGAAGAAAGAGCTGGAGAAAAAGCAAGAGAGAAGAAGAGCGCGT
This window of the Gossypium arboreum isolate Shixiya-1 chromosome 12, ASM2569848v2, whole genome shotgun sequence genome carries:
- the LOC108478017 gene encoding uncharacterized protein LOC108478017; the encoded protein is MLVQELMENKEIEFFEYTERPKGEDVCTSEQGPTNKVHGVSHPVLIISRPRVSKVGVPIVPKFIIQKPVAFSYKDSKRVPWNYDCNVTTPRRENPAGTSEKGQDEGFYTRSGRRYTPNTKVEPAKEKSVVVEQRREKTTRSESPVNELVTEKEAKEFLKFLKHNEYSVVEQLHKQPARISVLALLLSSKTHRSALMKVLNKTYVADDISVNKLDRLVNNISSDNFIFFNDDEIPPGGMGSTKALHITTRCKGHTLLGVLIDNGSALNVLPLSTLNRLAADSSHIKTCQNIVRAFDGTERKVMVKIEIPFLIGPNTYDVDFLVMDIKPSYNFLLGRSWIHSAGVVPSSLHQKLKLVTEGRLVTINTEEDIITFVTSDAPYVGTDNEEQDPNAQNIQNYEDGPAIDSRERSPARERTWKMPPGKDRFGLEFKPDAKQKKKELEKKQERRRARLHRTIHPKQEMTMKKVAEEMLGSLSINAISEERTEEENLSGICPYIPGSVLNNWTAEEIPVTFRINSE